A window of Exiguobacterium sp. FSL W8-0210 genomic DNA:
AGGAGTTCGATGACATGGACCACTTCAAATGTGAGCTCGAGCGTTACATCGAGTACTATAACCATCGTCGTATCAAGAGACGACTAAAAAACCTGAGCCCGGTTGAATACCGGACTCAGGTCCTCAAGGTCGCCTGACAAATTATTTATTGTCTAACTTTTTTGGTTCAGTTCAGAAGCGAGGGTTTTTTGATTAAGAACGCTGTAAAGGTGAGGCAGCAAACAAGAGTGCCAACTCATCACGATTATCCAGCAATTCTTCTAATGTATGCTGTTCCAGTTCCCGGATAAAAGCTCGAAGCGCTCGTCCGAGCACACTTTTTAGACGGCATCCAGGTTCAATGACACAATGGCCGTTGCTTCCAAAACATTCGACGATATCCATCGGTTCCATTTCCCGAACGACTTTCCCGATGTTGATGTCTTTTGGATCACGAATCAAACGGAGTCCGCCTGACCGACCTCTTGTTGATTCGACATAGCCAAGTTTCGCTAATTGTTGTGTCACCTTCATTAAATGGTTGGATGAGATGCCATAATGCTTGGCAATCTGCGGCATTGGTGTGATGACATCCCGGTGCACCCCGAGATACATCAACACACGTAGTCCATAATCCGTATACTGTGTAATTCTCACGACCCTCACTCCATTTCTTCCCAAAACTGCACTGTTATCGTACCATGAAATACGAAACTGACTACATTGTTTTGTCTCACGATTCGAAATTCTGATAAACCTCTATTAGGTTTACGTATGAAATGAAATATTGGATTTAAAATACGAGTTTTAAAAACAAAAAAACTATTCCTCCTTTCCTGTTCGAAAGAAGAAATAGTACTATTTCCTTTTTACTTTATTTTTTGTACAGCCCTTTCACGACATCATTAAAACGGTCAGCATAGTTCGTAAAGACACCTGTGACACCATAATCAAGCATACGTACCATATCCGCTTTTTCATTTACAGTATACGGGTGAAGTAACAAATCATGCGCCCGAATTGCTGCGACGTTCTCACGTGTCAATGCTTTGAAGGAAGGACCGACACCGACCGCATATTGGCGGATTGCTGTTAATCGATCATCCGTCAATGCCTTGACTTCATTTGCTTCCATCAACTGAACCAATGAAACGTTCGGGTCGATGGCTCTGACTTTTTGAAGACTCGCTTCACTAAACGACTGAATCAAGACTTGTCCTGATTTGACCTTGTTACTCGACAATCCGTTCTGCTTTAGTACGTCGAGCAATTTCTGTTCCATTCCCGGGTACACTTCCGGTGATTTCGTCTCGATATAGTAATTCGCATGCTTCCCATACTTACTCAAGACTTCTTGAAGCGTCGGA
This region includes:
- a CDS encoding glycerophosphodiester phosphodiesterase, yielding MLKQIGLTMVAGAVLSTGLPTEDVSAHSKGKSLLDPNRIINVAHRGASGYAPEHTMPAYEMGHKTFKADYIEIDLQMTKDGQLIAMHDETIDRTTNGTGAVKDKTLAEIKKLDAGSWFNEANPTLAKKSYVGLKVPTLQEVLSKYGKHANYYIETKSPEVYPGMEQKLLDVLKQNGLSSNKVKSGQVLIQSFSEASLQKVRAIDPNVSLVQLMEANEVKALTDDRLTAIRQYAVGVGPSFKALTRENVAAIRAHDLLLHPYTVNEKADMVRMLDYGVTGVFTNYADRFNDVVKGLYKK
- a CDS encoding Rrf2 family transcriptional regulator, with amino-acid sequence MRITQYTDYGLRVLMYLGVHRDVITPMPQIAKHYGISSNHLMKVTQQLAKLGYVESTRGRSGGLRLIRDPKDINIGKVVREMEPMDIVECFGSNGHCVIEPGCRLKSVLGRALRAFIRELEQHTLEELLDNRDELALLFAASPLQRS